The following are from one region of the Capsicum annuum cultivar UCD-10X-F1 chromosome 1, UCD10Xv1.1, whole genome shotgun sequence genome:
- the LOC107840490 gene encoding uncharacterized protein LOC107840490 isoform X3, whose protein sequence is MRIWGEDVGSLQVASGTIFNEVLVWKVGRKAGPDVIGSPTEDPLVLANYEDLQLPYQQYEAINICKLTGHEGSIFRLAWSADGFKLVSVSDDRSARIWTLGADGPNHVVDDSVLFGHSARIWDCCIFDSLIVTAGEDCTCRVWGMDGIQLTRIKEHVGRGIWRCLYDADAALLVTAGFDSSIKVHRLQASFSNGSAGGTVEVKDSTVQKADFILYIPNFREHNGLMNSKSEYVRCLHFSREDSLYVATNNGYVYHSKLDDAGDVKWTELLHIGEEGPIICMDLLSRCSNVTKDVVNWVAVGNGKGTMMIAKVVGDVLNPRVELTSTWSAEPERQLLGTYWCKSLGPMFLFTSDPRGTLKLWRLFNPLPSVSYNVMRRCCVSLIAEFRSCFGMRIMCLDASAENEVLVCGDVHGNLLLFPLQRDILFSMSTASEINISPLSYFRGAHGISTVCSISIASFSPTQLEIHSTGGDGCICYFEHDRSRYNLEFIGIKQVKELSTIQSVFTNADQHDDLSSSSCAIGFSSADFIIWNLISETKVLQVTCGGWRRPHSYFLGDLPEMKNCFAYVKDGIIYVHRQWVTTSERMMYPKNFHLQFHGREIHTLCFVSLDPSCSLNEKQDTFSETIWVATGCEDGTVRLTRYASEIENWSTSKLLGEHVGGSAVRSIFFVSRLHRMVLDANDMPENGYGEKWFVEDPEDCSLLISVGAKRVVTAWKQKRKMRIREGTLDSECNIKNDLRFHGSLSSASFQWLSTDMPTRERNHGKQQNNQKVSGTVKKGGSFASEDERSYSEPCIPDICENDWRYLAVTAFLVQTAGTRCSVCFVVVACSDATVTLRALLLPYRLWFDVALLTPLSSPVLALQHVVVPSCPSVQGNIQFGSRYIIISGSTDGSIAFWDLTDHVENFMRQLSALQIAKGLDSQKRPRTGRGSQGGRQRRLLGCQVSNKITGDEQLSEVPVAKGKPGNGFCATTDPGTDKNVQHLALRGISHSVENTHVSSPDTSTGIKEELEKACPLHVFKDVHQSGVNCLYVSDINGPEVSDPRFTFYVLSGGDDQSLNCLRLDFFPTSMRQSFESSTSEKKSSDTSQNVGGGVHYFQVGSHDIKFMLCDKIISAHSSAVKGIWTDGRWVFSTGLDQRIRCWHLEQQGKLIEHEHMVVSVPEPEALDASARGRNRYQIAVAGRGMQMFDFVAPDDMKGGN, encoded by the exons GTTCTTGTTTGGAAAGTGGGTCGCAAAGCTGGTCCTGATGTTATTGGAAGTCCTACTGAAGACCCTTTAGTTTTGGCCAATTATGAGGATCTCCAGCTTCCTTATCAGCAATATGAAGCCATAAATATATGTAAACTAACTGGACACGAAGGTTCAATTTTCCGCCTTGCATGGTCGGCTGATGGATTTAAACTAGTATCTGTCTCTGATGATCGCAG CGCTCGTATCTGGACGCTTGGTGCTGATGGTCCCAACCACGTGGTTGACGACTCAGTCTTATTTGGTCACAGTGCTAGAATATGGGACTGCTGTATATTTGACTCT TTAATCGTAACTGCTGGCGAGGATTGCACATGTCGTGTATGGGGAATGGATGGCATACAACTTACAAGAATCAAAGAGCACGT TGGGAGAGGGATCTGGAGATGTCTCTATGATGCTGATGCAGCACTCCTTGTGACTGCGGGGTTTGATTCTTCAATAAAAGTACACCGTCTGCAAGCATCGTTTTCTAATGGGTCAGCAGGAGGTACTGTGGAAGTAAAAGATTCAACTGTTCAAAAGGCGGATTTTATTCTTTATATTCCAAATTTTAGAGAGCATAATGGCCTCATGAACAG CAAAAGCGAATATGTAAGATGCTTGCATTTTTCTCGAGAAGATTCTCTTTATGTTGCCACAAACAATGGATATGTGTACCATTCTAAATTAGATGATGCTGGTGATGTGAAATGGACTGAACTTCTCCATATTGGAGAGGAAGGACCAATAATTTGCATGGATTTGTTGTCGCGCTGCTCTAATGTTACTAAAGATGTTGTAAATTGGGTTGCTGTtggcaatggtaaaggcactatgATGATCGCCAAAGTTGTTGGTGATGTCTTGAATCCTAGAGTTGAACTCACGTCTACATGGTCAGCTGAACCAGAGAGGCAACTACTTGGAACTTATTGGTGCAAATCTTTGGGACCAAT GTTCCTCTTCACTTCGGATCCTAGAGGCACATTGAAATTATGGAGGCTGTTCAATCCTTTGCCCTCTGTTTCTTACAATGTCATGAGAAGGTGTTGTGTATCTTTAATAGCAGAATTTCGCTCATGCTTTGGAATGCGGATAATGTGCTTGGATGCATCAGCAGAGAATGAG GTACTAGTGTGCGGTGACGTTCATGGTAATCTTTTGCTATTTCCATTGCAAAGAGACATTCTATTTAGCATGTCGACAGCTTCCGAAATAAATATAAGTCCCCTCAGCTATTTCAGAGGAGCTCATGGAATATCAACTGTGTGTAGCATCTCCATTGCTAGTTTTAGTCCTACACAACTTGAAATTCATTCG ACTGGAGGAGATGGGTGCATATGCTACTTTGAACATGATAGAAGTCGTTATAACTTGGAATTCATAGGGATCAAACAAGTGAAAGAGCTAAGTACAATACAATCAGTCTTCACTAATGCTGACCAACATGATGATTTATCTAGCAGCAGCTGTGCGATAGGATTTTCTTCAGCAGACTTTATCATATGGAATTTAATTTCCGAGACAAAG GTTTTGCAAGTTACTTGTGGTGGATGGAGGCGTCCTCATTCTTATTTTCTTGGTGATTTACCAGAGATGAAAAATTGCTTTGCTTATGTCAAG GATGGAATCATTTATGTTCATAGACAATGGGTGACCACCAGTGAGAGGATGATGTATCCCAAAAATTTTCATTTGCAATTCCATGGCAGGGAGATACATACCTTATGTTTTGTCTCTCTAGATCCATCGTGCAGCCTAAATGAAAAACAGGATACTTTTTCTGAGACGATTTGGGTTGCAACTGGTTGCGAAGATGGAACTGTGCGATTGACAAG GTATGCTTCagaaattgaaaattggtcaACTTCCAAGCTGCTTGGTGAACATGTTGGTGGATCAGCTGTGAGATCTATATTCTTTGTGTCAAGGTTACATCGAATGGTGCTGGATGCAAATGACATGCCTGAGAACGGTTACGGTGAAAAATGGTTTGTAGAGGACCCAGAGGATTGTTCTTTACTAATATCAGTGGGTGCAAAAAGGGTGGTAACTGCGTGGAAACAAAAACGTAAGATGAGAATAAGGGAAGGAACCCTTGACTCAGAGTGTAACATTAAAAATGATTTACGTTTTCATGGTTCATTATCATCTGCATCATTTCAGTGGCTTTCTACTGATATGCCAACCAGAGAAAGAAATCatggaaaacaacaaaataatcaaaaagttaGTGGTACAGTCAAAAAGGGCGGATCATTTGCCTCGGAAGACGAGAGAAGCTATTCAGAACCATGCATTCCAGATATATGTGAAAATGATTGGAGATATCTCGCAGTTACTGCTTTTCTTGTTCAAACTGCAGGCACCAG GTGTTCAGTTTGTTTTGTAGTTGTTGCATGTTCAGATGCTACAGTTACACTACGAGCTCTTTTGTTACCCTACCGACTCTG GTTTGATGTTGCTTTGCTGACACCTTTGTCATCTCCAGTACTTGCTTTGCAACATGTCGTTGTTCCTTCATGTCCCTCAGTTCAAG GCAATATTCAGTTTGGAAGTCGGTATATTATTATTAGTGGATCTACTGATGGTAGTATTGCCTTTTGGGATCTTACTGATCATGTTGAAAATTTTATGCGGCAATTATCAGCACTTCAAATAGCAAAAGGTCTAGACAGTCAGAAAAGACCACGAACAGGTAGAGGAAGCCAAGGTGGACGACAGAGGAGATTGTTGGGCTGTCAGGTTTCCAATAAAATAACAGGTGATGAACAATTGTCGGAAGTTCCCGTTGCAAAGGGAAAGCCAGGTAATGGTTTTTGTGCAACAACTGATCCAGGAACTGACAAAAATGTGCAACATCTTGCTTTGCGAGGGATTTCTCATTCGGTGGAAAACACACATGTATCTTCTCCAGACACCTCCACTGGCATTAAGGAAGAATTAGAGAAAGCATGTCCCTTGCATGTCTTCAAAGATGTTCACCAATCAGGGGTCAACTGCCTTTATGTTTCAGACATAAATGGTCCTGAAGTATCTGATCCAAGGTTTACATTTTATGTTTTGAGTGGGGGCGACGACCAGTCACTTAACTGTCTGAGATTAGATTTCTTTCCAACATCTATGAGGCAGAGTTTTGAAAGCTCAACTTCGGAGAAAAAGAGCAGTGACACATCACAGAATGTAGGTGGTGGTGTTCATTATTTTCAAGTGGGAAGTCATGATATTAAATTTATGCTGTGTGATAAAATCATCTCAGCTCACAGCTCTGCGGTCAAAG GTATTTGGACAGATGGTCGTTGGGTATTTTCTACTGGTCTTGACCAACGCATCAGGTGTTGGCATCTCGAACAGCAAGGCAAACTAATTGAGCACGAACATATGGTTGTTAGTGTACCGGAGCCTGAGGCATTGGATGCTAGCGCCCGTGGAAG GAACCGTTATCAGATTGCAGTCGCTGGGAGGGGGAtgcaaatgtttgatttcgtcgCACCTGATGACATGAAGGGTGGAAATTAA
- the LOC107840490 gene encoding uncharacterized protein LOC107840490 isoform X2: MLRCSLLSRVRCSERCLLYSMRIWGEDVGSLQVASGTIFNEVLVWKVGRKAGPDVIGSPTEDPLVLANYEDLQLPYQQYEAINICKLTGHEGSIFRLAWSADGFKLVSVSDDRSARIWTLGADGPNHVVDDSVLFGHSARIWDCCIFDSLIVTAGEDCTCRVWGMDGIQLTRIKEHVGRGIWRCLYDADAALLVTAGFDSSIKVHRLQASFSNGSAGGTVEVKDSTVQKADFILYIPNFREHNGLMNSKSEYVRCLHFSREDSLYVATNNGYVYHSKLDDAGDVKWTELLHIGEEGPIICMDLLSRCSNVTKDVVNWVAVGNGKGTMMIAKVVGDVLNPRVELTSTWSAEPERQLLGTYWCKSLGPMFLFTSDPRGTLKLWRLFNPLPSVSYNVMRRCCVSLIAEFRSCFGMRIMCLDASAENEVLVCGDVHGNLLLFPLQRDILFSMSTASEINISPLSYFRGAHGISTVCSISIASFSPTQLEIHSTGGDGCICYFEHDRSRYNLEFIGIKQVKELSTIQSVFTNADQHDDLSSSSCAIGFSSADFIIWNLISETKVLQVTCGGWRRPHSYFLGDLPEMKNCFAYVKDGIIYVHRQWVTTSERMMYPKNFHLQFHGREIHTLCFVSLDPSCSLNEKQDTFSETIWVATGCEDGTVRLTRYASEIENWSTSKLLGEHVGGSAVRSIFFVSRLHRMVLDANDMPENGYGEKWFVEDPEDCSLLISVGAKRVVTAWKQKRKMRIREGTLDSECNIKNDLRFHGSLSSASFQWLSTDMPTRERNHGKQQNNQKVSGTVKKGGSFASEDERSYSEPCIPDICENDWRYLAVTAFLVQTAGTRCSVCFVVVACSDATVTLRALLLPYRLWFDVALLTPLSSPVLALQHVVVPSCPSVQGNIQFGSRYIIISGSTDGSIAFWDLTDHVENFMRQLSALQIAKGLDSQKRPRTGRGSQGGRQRRLLGCQVSNKITGDEQLSEVPVAKGKPGNGFCATTDPGTDKNVQHLALRGISHSVENTHVSSPDTSTGIKEELEKACPLHVFKDVHQSGVNCLYVSDINGPEVSDPRFTFYVLSGGDDQSLNCLRLDFFPTSMRQSFESSTSEKKSSDTSQNVGGGVHYFQVGSHDIKFMLCDKIISAHSSAVKGIWTDGRWVFSTGLDQRIRCWHLEQQGKLIEHEHMVVSVPEPEALDASARGRNRYQIAVAGRGMQMFDFVAPDDMKGGN, encoded by the exons GTTCTTGTTTGGAAAGTGGGTCGCAAAGCTGGTCCTGATGTTATTGGAAGTCCTACTGAAGACCCTTTAGTTTTGGCCAATTATGAGGATCTCCAGCTTCCTTATCAGCAATATGAAGCCATAAATATATGTAAACTAACTGGACACGAAGGTTCAATTTTCCGCCTTGCATGGTCGGCTGATGGATTTAAACTAGTATCTGTCTCTGATGATCGCAG CGCTCGTATCTGGACGCTTGGTGCTGATGGTCCCAACCACGTGGTTGACGACTCAGTCTTATTTGGTCACAGTGCTAGAATATGGGACTGCTGTATATTTGACTCT TTAATCGTAACTGCTGGCGAGGATTGCACATGTCGTGTATGGGGAATGGATGGCATACAACTTACAAGAATCAAAGAGCACGT TGGGAGAGGGATCTGGAGATGTCTCTATGATGCTGATGCAGCACTCCTTGTGACTGCGGGGTTTGATTCTTCAATAAAAGTACACCGTCTGCAAGCATCGTTTTCTAATGGGTCAGCAGGAGGTACTGTGGAAGTAAAAGATTCAACTGTTCAAAAGGCGGATTTTATTCTTTATATTCCAAATTTTAGAGAGCATAATGGCCTCATGAACAG CAAAAGCGAATATGTAAGATGCTTGCATTTTTCTCGAGAAGATTCTCTTTATGTTGCCACAAACAATGGATATGTGTACCATTCTAAATTAGATGATGCTGGTGATGTGAAATGGACTGAACTTCTCCATATTGGAGAGGAAGGACCAATAATTTGCATGGATTTGTTGTCGCGCTGCTCTAATGTTACTAAAGATGTTGTAAATTGGGTTGCTGTtggcaatggtaaaggcactatgATGATCGCCAAAGTTGTTGGTGATGTCTTGAATCCTAGAGTTGAACTCACGTCTACATGGTCAGCTGAACCAGAGAGGCAACTACTTGGAACTTATTGGTGCAAATCTTTGGGACCAAT GTTCCTCTTCACTTCGGATCCTAGAGGCACATTGAAATTATGGAGGCTGTTCAATCCTTTGCCCTCTGTTTCTTACAATGTCATGAGAAGGTGTTGTGTATCTTTAATAGCAGAATTTCGCTCATGCTTTGGAATGCGGATAATGTGCTTGGATGCATCAGCAGAGAATGAG GTACTAGTGTGCGGTGACGTTCATGGTAATCTTTTGCTATTTCCATTGCAAAGAGACATTCTATTTAGCATGTCGACAGCTTCCGAAATAAATATAAGTCCCCTCAGCTATTTCAGAGGAGCTCATGGAATATCAACTGTGTGTAGCATCTCCATTGCTAGTTTTAGTCCTACACAACTTGAAATTCATTCG ACTGGAGGAGATGGGTGCATATGCTACTTTGAACATGATAGAAGTCGTTATAACTTGGAATTCATAGGGATCAAACAAGTGAAAGAGCTAAGTACAATACAATCAGTCTTCACTAATGCTGACCAACATGATGATTTATCTAGCAGCAGCTGTGCGATAGGATTTTCTTCAGCAGACTTTATCATATGGAATTTAATTTCCGAGACAAAG GTTTTGCAAGTTACTTGTGGTGGATGGAGGCGTCCTCATTCTTATTTTCTTGGTGATTTACCAGAGATGAAAAATTGCTTTGCTTATGTCAAG GATGGAATCATTTATGTTCATAGACAATGGGTGACCACCAGTGAGAGGATGATGTATCCCAAAAATTTTCATTTGCAATTCCATGGCAGGGAGATACATACCTTATGTTTTGTCTCTCTAGATCCATCGTGCAGCCTAAATGAAAAACAGGATACTTTTTCTGAGACGATTTGGGTTGCAACTGGTTGCGAAGATGGAACTGTGCGATTGACAAG GTATGCTTCagaaattgaaaattggtcaACTTCCAAGCTGCTTGGTGAACATGTTGGTGGATCAGCTGTGAGATCTATATTCTTTGTGTCAAGGTTACATCGAATGGTGCTGGATGCAAATGACATGCCTGAGAACGGTTACGGTGAAAAATGGTTTGTAGAGGACCCAGAGGATTGTTCTTTACTAATATCAGTGGGTGCAAAAAGGGTGGTAACTGCGTGGAAACAAAAACGTAAGATGAGAATAAGGGAAGGAACCCTTGACTCAGAGTGTAACATTAAAAATGATTTACGTTTTCATGGTTCATTATCATCTGCATCATTTCAGTGGCTTTCTACTGATATGCCAACCAGAGAAAGAAATCatggaaaacaacaaaataatcaaaaagttaGTGGTACAGTCAAAAAGGGCGGATCATTTGCCTCGGAAGACGAGAGAAGCTATTCAGAACCATGCATTCCAGATATATGTGAAAATGATTGGAGATATCTCGCAGTTACTGCTTTTCTTGTTCAAACTGCAGGCACCAG GTGTTCAGTTTGTTTTGTAGTTGTTGCATGTTCAGATGCTACAGTTACACTACGAGCTCTTTTGTTACCCTACCGACTCTG GTTTGATGTTGCTTTGCTGACACCTTTGTCATCTCCAGTACTTGCTTTGCAACATGTCGTTGTTCCTTCATGTCCCTCAGTTCAAG GCAATATTCAGTTTGGAAGTCGGTATATTATTATTAGTGGATCTACTGATGGTAGTATTGCCTTTTGGGATCTTACTGATCATGTTGAAAATTTTATGCGGCAATTATCAGCACTTCAAATAGCAAAAGGTCTAGACAGTCAGAAAAGACCACGAACAGGTAGAGGAAGCCAAGGTGGACGACAGAGGAGATTGTTGGGCTGTCAGGTTTCCAATAAAATAACAGGTGATGAACAATTGTCGGAAGTTCCCGTTGCAAAGGGAAAGCCAGGTAATGGTTTTTGTGCAACAACTGATCCAGGAACTGACAAAAATGTGCAACATCTTGCTTTGCGAGGGATTTCTCATTCGGTGGAAAACACACATGTATCTTCTCCAGACACCTCCACTGGCATTAAGGAAGAATTAGAGAAAGCATGTCCCTTGCATGTCTTCAAAGATGTTCACCAATCAGGGGTCAACTGCCTTTATGTTTCAGACATAAATGGTCCTGAAGTATCTGATCCAAGGTTTACATTTTATGTTTTGAGTGGGGGCGACGACCAGTCACTTAACTGTCTGAGATTAGATTTCTTTCCAACATCTATGAGGCAGAGTTTTGAAAGCTCAACTTCGGAGAAAAAGAGCAGTGACACATCACAGAATGTAGGTGGTGGTGTTCATTATTTTCAAGTGGGAAGTCATGATATTAAATTTATGCTGTGTGATAAAATCATCTCAGCTCACAGCTCTGCGGTCAAAG GTATTTGGACAGATGGTCGTTGGGTATTTTCTACTGGTCTTGACCAACGCATCAGGTGTTGGCATCTCGAACAGCAAGGCAAACTAATTGAGCACGAACATATGGTTGTTAGTGTACCGGAGCCTGAGGCATTGGATGCTAGCGCCCGTGGAAG GAACCGTTATCAGATTGCAGTCGCTGGGAGGGGGAtgcaaatgtttgatttcgtcgCACCTGATGACATGAAGGGTGGAAATTAA